The following coding sequences are from one Eucalyptus grandis isolate ANBG69807.140 chromosome 11, ASM1654582v1, whole genome shotgun sequence window:
- the LOC104426532 gene encoding probable LRR receptor-like serine/threonine-protein kinase At1g67720, producing MGRGLFLFLLVFYTSVLMEPSTAQMPGFVSLDCGGSQSFTDEIGLKWTPDDHFTFGERTNVSLTNETRTQYTTLRYFPADDRKYCYTLNVTTRTRYLIRATFLYGDFDSNNVYPNFEISLGPTFWSTIVISDASTIEVRELIFLASDPTISVCLSNATTGNPFISTLELRQFTGSMYFTGFENQFYLSTSARINFGAESEEPVRYPDDPFDRIWESDSVKRANYLIDVAAGTKKVSTQLPIDVNRDERPPQKVMQTAVVGTNGSLTYRLNLDGFPGNGWAYSYFAEIEDLAPDDTRKFRLMLPGAPDISKAVVNIMKNAQGRYRLYEPGFENLTLPFILSFRFGRTIDSSKGPLLNAMEINKYVKKIDGSPDGGVIASIISPYTSAAWAQEGGDPCLPVPWTWVRCSSDSPPLITAVKLSGQNLTGNILSDITKLSGLVELRLDGDALTGSIPDLSSCVNLEIIHLENNQLTGELPSSLATLPKLKELYVQNNKLSGTMPSGLLNKNLNLNYTGNMILHEGGKRGSQTKIIIGSSVGAAVLLVATIASCLFIWKGKRNSKHADNVQVLPTERLVSSLSNAPTGAAHCFMLSEIEEATNKFEKKIGSGGFGDVFYGKLKDGREIAVKVLTNDSYQGKREFLNEVTLLSRIHHRNLVEFLGYCQEDGRNMLVYEFMHNGTLKEHLMHNGTLKEHLYGPLTREWNFNWIKRLEIAEDAARGIEYLHTGCVPAIIHRDLKGSNILLDSNLRAKVSDFGLSKSQVDGVSHVSSAIRGTVGYLDPEYCISQESTDKSDVYSFGIILLELISGREAISNESFGMNYCHIVQWARPHIESGDIQGIIDPKLHEDYDIQSMWKIAEKALMCVQPNRHMRPSIWEVLKEIQDALLIEREALAAREGLSYL from the exons GTTTTGTTAGCTTGGATTGTGGAGGATCTCAGAGTTTCACTGACGAAATTGGGCTTAAGTGGACTCCGGATGACCATTTCACCTTTGGAGAAAGAACTAACGTTTCTCTCACGAATGAGACAAGAACACAATATACGACATTGAGATACTTCCCAGCCGATGACAGAAAGTACTGTTACACTTTAAACGTGACCACTAGGACAAGATACTTAATAAGGGCGACATTCTTGTATGGGGACTTTGACAGCAATAACGTCTACCCAAACTTTGAGATCTCCTTGGGACCTACTTTTTGGTCCACAATTGTCATTTCTGATGCCAGTACTATAGAAGTGCGAGAGCTCATATTTCTGGCCTCAGATCCTACCATAAGTGTGTGCTTATCTAATGCTACCACGGGCAACCCATTCATATCAACCCTTGAGCTTCGTCAGTTCACTGGTTCGATGTACTTCACTGGCTTTGAAAACCAGTTTTATCTCAGTACCTCTGCCCGGATTAATTTTGGTGCAGAAAGTGAAGAGCCAGTCAG GTATCCAGATGATCCATTCGATAGAATATGGGAGTCTGACTCTGTAAAGAGAGCAAACTACCTTATCGATGTGGCCGCTGGCACCAAAAAGGTCTCAACCCAATTGCCAATTGATGTTAACCGTGACGAGAGGCCACCTCAAAAAGTTATGCAGACTGCTGTAGTCGGAACAAATGGATCGCTCACTTACCGCTTGAACTTGGATGGGTTTCCTGGTAACGGTTGGGCATATTCCTACTttgcagaaattgaagatttggCTCCCGATGACACAAGGAAATTCAGGCTGATGCTCCCAGGCGCACCTGATATCAGCAAAGCTGTTGtcaatataatgaaaaatgctCAAGGCAGATATCGCCTGTATGAGCCAGGATTTGAGAACCTAACCCTCCCATTTATACTGTCCTTTAGGTTTGGGCGGACAATAGATTCTTCAAAGGGTCCACTATTGAATGCCATGGAGATAAACAAGTATGTCAAGAAAATCGACGGTTCTCCAGATG GAGGAGTTATTGCTAGCATAATTTCACCCTATACCTCAGCAGCTTGGGCACAGGAAGGTGGAGACCCGTGCCTGCCAGTTCCATGGACATGGGTGCGCTGCAGCTCAGATTCACCTCCACTGATAACTGCAGT CAAATTGTCTGGTCAGAATTTGACCGGAAACATTCTTTCAGACATTACAAAATTGAGCGGCTTGGTTGAGCT GAGGCTGGATGGGGATGCACTCACTGGTTCAATACCCGATCTTTCTTCATGCGTGAACCTGGAGATCAT TCATCTCGAGAACAACCAATTGACTGGTGAGCTGCCTTCTTCTCTCGCGACTCTGCCAAAGTTGAAGGAACT GTACGTCCAGAATAACAAGTTATCAGGCACAATGCCATCTGGTCTTCTCAACAAAAATTTGAATCTGAA TTACACTGGAAATATGATTCTTCATGAAGGAGGGAAAAGAGGAAGCCAGACTAAGATTATCATTGGTTCATCAGTCGGAGCTGCTGTTCTCCTGGTAGCGACAATTGCCTCCTGTCTCTTCATATGGAAAGGAAAGAGGAATTCTAAGCATG CTGACAACGTGCAAGTATTGCCGACGGAGCGGCTAGTTTCTTCCTTGAGTAATGCTCCTACAGGAGCTGCTCATTGCTTTATGCTatcagaaattgaagaagccacaaacaaatttgagaaaaaaattggttCTGGGGGATTTGGAGATGTCTTTTATGGGAAACTGAAAGATGGAAGAGAAATTGCAGTCAAGGTTCTGACTAATGATTCCTATCAAGGAAAGCGAGAGTTCTTAAATGAG GTGACTCTTCTTTCAAGAATACATCACAGGAATTTGGTAGAATTCCTTGGATATTGCCAAGAAGACGGGAGAAACATGCTGGTTTACGAGTTCATGCATAATGGAACTCTTAAAGAGCACCTCATGCATAATGGAACTCTTAAAGAGCACCTATATG GTCCATTGACTCGTGAGTGGaattttaattggatcaaaCGCCTTGAGATTGCCGAAGATGCTGCAAGAG GGATCGAGTACCTTCACACTGGATGTGTTCCAGCCATCATACATAGAGATTTGAAAGGTAGCAACATTCTTCTGGACAGCAACTTGAGAGCAAAAGTTTCAGATTTTGGTCTCTCAAAATCTCAAGTTGATGGAGTCTCCCATGTCTCAAGTGCGATTCGAGGAACTGTTGGGTATCTGGACCCCGA GTATTGCATCTCCCAGGAATCGACAGATAAGAGTGATGTCTATAGTTTTGGCAtcattcttcttgaattgatatCAGGTCGAGAAGCAATTTCCAACGAAAGCTTTGGCATGAACTATTGCCACATAGTCCAGTGG GCGAGACCACACATAGAGAGCGGGGACATCCAAGGCATCATCGATCCGAAGCTACATGAGGACTATGACATCCAATCGATGTGGAAGATAGCGGAGAAGGCTCTGATGTGCGTCCAGCCTAACAGGCACATGAGGCCATCGATCTGGGAGGTCCTCAAGGAGATCCAAGACGCATTGTTGATCGAGAGAGAAGCCTTGGCAGCGCGAGAGGGCCTGTCGTATCTGTAG